Proteins from one Pleuronectes platessa chromosome 16, fPlePla1.1, whole genome shotgun sequence genomic window:
- the si:dkey-66i24.7 gene encoding uncharacterized protein si:dkey-66i24.7 codes for MEVIETIVIQSAGQEGKEAVESSLDGDKTKAEFIWTMQATWHLINTRLEMDQDFDQPVCKKKKLWEMVAEKLNAKLRESEVTDVTVKAYECDLKWRNMLATYRKNAERAKRLGEARVHWEFFKAMHEVLGKRREEVEAQRRANLSGSKVGRVIASKKFIPILPTPAASATATATPCPARPPQDVLQLYMELQERKMNMWAQQKALEERKIEAINNLAQAISNLAQQNSTQLSKDGHLA; via the exons ATGGAGGTGATCGAGACCATCGTGATACAGAGCGCTGGCCAGGAGGGCAAGGAGGCGGTGGAGTCCAGCTTGGACGGAGATAAAACTAAAGCAG AATTTATTTGGACAATGCAGGCCACGTGGCACCTCATCAACACCCGACTGGAAATGGATCAGGATTTTGACCAGCCAGTGTGTAAGAAAAAGAAACTCTGGGAGATGGTGGCGGAAAAGTTGAATGCCAAACTGAGGGAGTCGGAGGTCACGGACGTCACTGTGAAGGCGTATGAGTGTGATCTCAAATGGAGAAACATGCTGGCCACCTACAGGAAAAACGCGGAGCGAGCCAAGAGGCTCGGGGAGGCCAGGGTCCACTGGGAGTTCTTCAAAGCCATGCATGAGGTCCTGGGCaagagaagggaggaggtggaagcCCAGCGCAGGGCAAATCTCAGCGGGTCCAAAGTAGGAAGGGTAATAGCCAGCAAGAAGTTTATCCCTATCCTCCCCACACCTGCTGCatcagcaacagcaacagccaCACCCTGCCCTGCCCGGCCTCCACAGGACGTCCTGCAGCTGTAcatggagctgcaggagaggaagatgaacaTGTGGGCCCAGCAGAAAGCcttggaggagaggaagatagAGGCCATCAACAACCTGGCCCAGGCCATCTCCAACCTGGCTCAGCAGAACAGCACACAGCTGTCGAAGGACGGACATTTGGCCTGA
- the zgc:153292 gene encoding uncharacterized protein zgc:153292 isoform X1, with protein MGRYKCAYNCESSSESDVKFFKFPIYNPRKLKKWLVNMKWKDWTPSRFSVLCINHFEEQYIDRTGKSVKLKDDAVPTIFSSPDKTQTRKASIKPRSKRNKTHASPTDPGQSQATTPATPKRNVENTESRPAEEEPVGDKDSIKSDKWRIIVDEGLMKIESFPHFFHGDYCVPRDIQWAPDDNFSAECKDPENVIEVKEPWQWLGLDVRGPLPQTLNGHKYIVTVTDYYSKWVEAVPMQSCLPPHVAKHIVDIINHFGFPLRILSRLPHDIVHKINRELKDQLNVSVALVVHHQQTGTADLITQQLINRMISDLIEEHVADWDVYLPAKVFSLCFKEHPLTKQRPFSMLCCRGLEPVRSPRGLDFAYSKIRESAFVVR; from the exons GTTTCCTATTTACAATCCCCGGAAACTGAAGAAATGGCTCGTCAACATGAAGTGGAAGGACTGGACTCCCTCCCGCTTCTCTGTGCTGTGCATCAATCATTTTGAGGAGCAGTACATCGACAGAACAGGCAAAAGTGTGAAACTCAAAGACGATGCAGTTCCCACCATATTTTCATCCCCTGACAAGACACAGACAAGGAAG GCTTCCATCAAACCCAGAAGTAAAAGAAACAAG ACACATGCCTCACCAACGGATCCTGGTCAGTCTCAGGCGACCACCCCTGCCACACCAAAGAGAAATGTCGAGAACACAGAGAGCAGACCAGCAGAGGAAGAGCCTGTGGG AGACAAAGACTCGATCAAATCTGACAAGTGGAGGATTATAGTGGATGAAGGGCTGATGAAGATTGAGTCATTTCCCCATTTCTTCCATGGAGATTACTGCGTCCCACGG GATATCCAATGGGCTCCAGATGATAATTTCAGT GCAGAATGTAAAGACCCTGAAAATGTGATCGAG GTGAAAGAGCCTTGGCAGTGGCTTGGTCTTGATGTCAGAGGACCCCTACCCCAAACACTGAACGGACACAAATACATCGTGACCGTGACGGATTACTACTCCAAGTGGGTGGAAGCTGTGCCAATGCAGTCGTGCCTCCCTCCGCATGTCGCAAAGCACATCGTGGACATCATCAACCACTTTGGATTCCCACTCAGAATCCTCTCCAGGCTGCCTCATGACATAGTCCACAAA ATCAACAGAGAACTGAAAGATCAGCTGAACGTCAGCGTCGCTCTTGTCGTCCATCATCAGCAGACAGGCACCGCAGATCtgatcacacagcagctgattAACAG GATGATCAGTGATCTGATAGAAGAGCATGTAGCCGACTGGGACGTCTACCTGCCCGCCAAGgttttcagtctgtgtttcaaAGAGCATCCACTGACCAAGCAGAGGCCGTTTTCCATGCTCTGCTGTAGAGGACTGGAGCCTGTCCGGTCCCCGAGAGGACTGGAT TTTGCTTATTCCAAGATCCGAGAGAGTGCTTTCGTGGTGAGGTAG
- the elob gene encoding elongin-B translates to MDVFLMIRRHKATIFTDAKESTTVYELKRIVEGILKRPPEDQRLYKDDVLLNDGQTLGNCGFTNQTARPQAPATVGLAFRLGDDSFEQLRIESFSTPPELPDVMKPQDSGSTANEQSVQ, encoded by the exons ATG GATGTGTTTCTCATGATCCGACGTCACAAGGCGACCATCTTCACAGATGCCAAAGAGTCTACCACAGTCTATGAACTGAAGCGCATTGTGGAAGGCATTTTAAAGAGGCCCCCTGAAGATCAGAGGCTTTATAAG GATGACGTGCTGCTTAACGATGGTCAAACTCTTGGAAATTGTGGCTTCACAAATCAAACGGCCCGACCTCAGGCCCCAGCCACAGTGGGGTTAGCTTTCCGTCTGGGTG ATGATTCATTCGAGCAGCTGAGGATCGAGTCCTTCTCCACTCCCCCTGAGCTCCCTGACGTCATGAAGCCCCAGGACTCTGGCAGCACAGCCAACGAGCAGTCTGTACAGTGA
- the zgc:153292 gene encoding uncharacterized protein zgc:153292 isoform X2: MKWKDWTPSRFSVLCINHFEEQYIDRTGKSVKLKDDAVPTIFSSPDKTQTRKASIKPRSKRNKTHASPTDPGQSQATTPATPKRNVENTESRPAEEEPVGDKDSIKSDKWRIIVDEGLMKIESFPHFFHGDYCVPRDIQWAPDDNFSAECKDPENVIEVKEPWQWLGLDVRGPLPQTLNGHKYIVTVTDYYSKWVEAVPMQSCLPPHVAKHIVDIINHFGFPLRILSRLPHDIVHKINRELKDQLNVSVALVVHHQQTGTADLITQQLINRMISDLIEEHVADWDVYLPAKVFSLCFKEHPLTKQRPFSMLCCRGLEPVRSPRGLDFAYSKIRESAFVVR, translated from the exons ATGAAGTGGAAGGACTGGACTCCCTCCCGCTTCTCTGTGCTGTGCATCAATCATTTTGAGGAGCAGTACATCGACAGAACAGGCAAAAGTGTGAAACTCAAAGACGATGCAGTTCCCACCATATTTTCATCCCCTGACAAGACACAGACAAGGAAG GCTTCCATCAAACCCAGAAGTAAAAGAAACAAG ACACATGCCTCACCAACGGATCCTGGTCAGTCTCAGGCGACCACCCCTGCCACACCAAAGAGAAATGTCGAGAACACAGAGAGCAGACCAGCAGAGGAAGAGCCTGTGGG AGACAAAGACTCGATCAAATCTGACAAGTGGAGGATTATAGTGGATGAAGGGCTGATGAAGATTGAGTCATTTCCCCATTTCTTCCATGGAGATTACTGCGTCCCACGG GATATCCAATGGGCTCCAGATGATAATTTCAGT GCAGAATGTAAAGACCCTGAAAATGTGATCGAG GTGAAAGAGCCTTGGCAGTGGCTTGGTCTTGATGTCAGAGGACCCCTACCCCAAACACTGAACGGACACAAATACATCGTGACCGTGACGGATTACTACTCCAAGTGGGTGGAAGCTGTGCCAATGCAGTCGTGCCTCCCTCCGCATGTCGCAAAGCACATCGTGGACATCATCAACCACTTTGGATTCCCACTCAGAATCCTCTCCAGGCTGCCTCATGACATAGTCCACAAA ATCAACAGAGAACTGAAAGATCAGCTGAACGTCAGCGTCGCTCTTGTCGTCCATCATCAGCAGACAGGCACCGCAGATCtgatcacacagcagctgattAACAG GATGATCAGTGATCTGATAGAAGAGCATGTAGCCGACTGGGACGTCTACCTGCCCGCCAAGgttttcagtctgtgtttcaaAGAGCATCCACTGACCAAGCAGAGGCCGTTTTCCATGCTCTGCTGTAGAGGACTGGAGCCTGTCCGGTCCCCGAGAGGACTGGAT TTTGCTTATTCCAAGATCCGAGAGAGTGCTTTCGTGGTGAGGTAG
- the LOC128458339 gene encoding uncharacterized protein LOC128458339, with amino-acid sequence MDASECVLSAGRAVLDMVGREWQPLSAAELDQRLDLAVEEILEAELLSELRAQPPPAVYVHLMQTQPHVGPQVLQPAATACGPQVEETPAEPQGRLESVDSAAVKYIKDLLHSSKSQARLVGRARVSLSHTILLSLTLLSERVSYGSVSRRFLVEKGNIHKIFFSFCERVNTLKEMQIRWPVGEEAVDALFPISSQGKGQEDGEQSVPLVLGMLGHTRIPIRLPIGKHDVESTVPEVKRMKEEANPDSWLNLELLCDRRGRLLHCTISKGSDVDRGSALRDKLKEHPELMPPGSCLVARTGYPLTAHILTPYVTSQGPREELFNKTLEEHFHILDQAIANLRARFQRLRYLDIGSYNRARAVVLTACVLHNAFLDMGWVVQGEVEREETLTQEGEGDVDDEGVRRRDAISDLLLKSFES; translated from the exons ATGGACGCCAGTGAGTGTGTCTTATCGGCGGGGAGAGCCGTTCTCGACATGGTGGGTCGGGAGTGGCAGCCTCTATCTGCGGCCGAGCTGGACCAGCGGCTGGACCTGGCGGTGGAGGAGATCCTGGAGGCTGAGCTGTTGTCCGAGCTCAGAGCTCAGCCTCCCCCGGCTGTGTACGTCCACTTAATGCAGACTCAACCACATGTGGGGCCCCAGGTCCTACAGCCAGCGGCGACAGCATGCGGTCCCCAGGTGGAGGAGACACCAGCAGAGCCCCAGGGACGACTGGAGTCTGTGGACAGTGCAGCAGTGAAG tACATCAAAGACCTGCTCCACAGCTCCAAATCACAGGCTCGTTTGGTGGGTCGGGCTCGCGTCTCTCTGTCCCACACTATCCTGCTGTCCCTCACCCTGCTCTCCGAGCGCGTGAGCTACGGCTCAGTGTCCCGCCGCTTCCTCGTGGAGAAGGGAAACATCCACAAGATCTTCTTTTCCTTCTGTGAGCGTGTCAACACGCTGAAGGAGATGCAAATCAGATGGCCAGTTG GCGAGGAGGCAGTGGACGCCCTTTTCCCGATTTCCAGTCAAGGGAAGGGGCAAGAAGACGGGGAGCAAAGTGTTCCTCTGGTCCTGGGAATGTTGGGACACACCCGCATCCCTATCCGCCTGCCTATAGGGAAACATGATGTGGAGAGCACAGTGCCTGAGGTGAAGCGGATGAAGGAGGAGGCCAATCCAGACTCCTGGTTAAACCTAGAGCTTTTATGTGACCGCAGAGGTCGGCTCCTCCATTGCACAATAAGTAAAGGATCCGACGTTGACCGAGGCAGTGCTCTCAGAGACAAACTGAAAGAGCATCCTGAACTGATGCCTCCGGGCTCCTGCCTTGTAGCCAGAACTGGCTACCCACTCACCGCTCACATATTAACTCCATATGTTACAAGTCAAGGCCCGAGAGAGGAGCTCTTCAACAAAACACTGGAGGAGCACTTTCACATTCTGGATCAGGCCATTGCCAACCTGAGAGCCAGATTTCAGAGGCTAAGGTATCTGGACATTGGGAGCTACAATCGAGCCAGAGCTGTTGTGCTGACCGCCTGTGTGTTGCACAATGCGTTTTTGGACATGGGATGGGTGGTTCAAggagaagtggagagagaggaaaccctaacccaagagggggagggggacgTGGATGATGAGGGCGTACGCAGACGTGATGCCATTTCAGATCTGTTGTTGAAAAGCTTTGAGTCTTGA